A portion of the bacterium genome contains these proteins:
- a CDS encoding OmpA family protein, with product MYRLFLLLTITLLPTFKNFILKQDSLKAGIEQTLKNNTLVIPYKQNNVVLLAGRYSFADSVIMYDPGARGKGTGDEPDARFRHSENAIGVPCNQNDSGFVSLGRGGTIILKFLDNSLIDESGPDLCIFLRARNKESAQVWISRKGNFFKYIGTVDKNNPFLDIKGRSAGELYQYVKIKDVYQNSAPDTPDLGIDIDAVAALHCVIRKTIAGDMLFSPGSSALRDSTFILLDSAADLIKSFDSTFVIIRAYSDGRGSSGFKLLMTQEQAETVRDYFTDHLKITDTVFSVMGMGKQNPVASNDTGAGRMKNRRIEILIYPEK from the coding sequence ATGTACAGGCTGTTTCTATTGCTTACAATTACCTTGTTACCGACGTTTAAGAATTTTATTCTTAAACAGGACAGCTTAAAAGCAGGCATAGAACAAACTTTAAAAAACAATACACTTGTTATTCCATATAAACAAAATAATGTTGTACTTCTTGCAGGCAGGTACTCTTTTGCAGATTCCGTTATTATGTATGATCCGGGAGCAAGAGGAAAAGGAACCGGTGATGAACCTGATGCCCGCTTCCGGCATTCTGAGAATGCCATTGGTGTACCTTGTAATCAAAATGACTCCGGATTTGTATCCCTTGGAAGAGGGGGTACAATAATTCTAAAATTTCTTGACAACAGCCTGATTGACGAATCAGGGCCGGACCTGTGCATATTTCTCAGAGCACGTAACAAAGAATCTGCTCAGGTATGGATTAGCCGAAAAGGCAACTTTTTTAAGTACATCGGGACTGTGGATAAAAACAATCCCTTTTTAGATATTAAAGGCCGCTCCGCAGGAGAGCTTTATCAGTACGTAAAAATAAAAGACGTTTACCAAAACAGCGCTCCGGATACTCCGGATCTGGGTATTGACATTGATGCTGTTGCAGCTCTGCATTGTGTAATCAGAAAAACAATTGCAGGAGATATGCTGTTTTCTCCCGGCAGTTCTGCTTTAAGAGATTCAACATTCATCCTATTAGATTCGGCAGCTGACTTAATCAAATCTTTTGATTCAACATTTGTTATAATCAGGGCATATTCCGACGGAAGGGGATCGTCTGGTTTTAAGCTTCTCATGACTCAGGAACAGGCAGAAACTGTAAGGGATTATTTTACAGACCATTTAAAAATTACTGACACAGTATTCAGCGTCATGGGTATGGGAAAACAAAATCCTGTAGCCTCTAATGATACCGGTGCCGGAAGAATGAAAAACAGGCGTATCGAAATACTCATATATCCTGAAAAATAA
- a CDS encoding HD domain-containing protein: MKNPLSDQLYHSRIRNREPDLRGDYFRDQTAIIHSTPFRRLKHKTQVFFSPQNDHICTRIEHVLHVSTIATTICKGLGLDVELAQAIALGHDLGHAPFGHIGEKILNDLNKEAGGFIHEIHSLRVVDKITNKGQGLNLTYAVRDGIISHCGEKFDRKLSPVTEKKDLSSITERQEAPITFEGCAVRVSDKIAYLGRDIEDAVAAELIKGKDIPSDIRKNLGTTNGEIIDTLVKDVVKTSENSTAIQFSEDKFELIWKLKEFNYAKIYNHPLLLKSDEAISNIITKLFNHLVDKFQKFGFDFDAYSGSIHTVDRHFGKFISAREKLYKNENNNTRSVTDFVAGMTDSYALESAREIIFPKPVGML; this comes from the coding sequence ATGAAAAATCCTTTATCTGACCAACTATACCACTCAAGAATCCGTAATAGAGAACCGGATTTAAGAGGTGATTATTTCAGGGACCAGACAGCAATTATACATTCAACCCCATTCAGAAGATTGAAGCATAAAACACAGGTCTTTTTCTCCCCGCAAAATGATCACATATGCACTCGCATTGAACATGTTTTACACGTTTCAACAATTGCCACAACCATTTGTAAAGGACTTGGCCTTGATGTGGAACTTGCACAGGCTATAGCTTTAGGCCACGACCTCGGGCATGCACCGTTCGGGCACATTGGTGAAAAAATTCTGAATGACCTTAATAAGGAAGCAGGAGGATTTATTCACGAAATACACAGCCTGAGAGTTGTAGATAAAATAACAAATAAAGGACAAGGCCTTAATCTTACATATGCAGTAAGAGACGGCATTATATCCCACTGCGGAGAAAAATTTGACCGGAAATTATCACCTGTTACAGAAAAAAAAGATCTCTCATCCATCACTGAACGGCAGGAAGCACCAATTACATTTGAGGGATGTGCTGTAAGAGTCTCGGACAAAATAGCCTATCTCGGCAGAGATATTGAAGATGCGGTAGCAGCAGAATTAATAAAGGGAAAAGACATCCCGTCAGATATTCGAAAAAATCTGGGCACTACAAACGGAGAAATAATTGACACCCTTGTAAAAGATGTCGTAAAAACATCTGAAAACAGTACAGCAATTCAGTTTTCGGAAGATAAATTTGAATTGATTTGGAAACTTAAGGAATTTAACTACGCAAAAATTTACAATCATCCTCTGCTTTTAAAAAGCGATGAAGCCATATCCAATATTATAACCAAACTTTTTAATCACCTTGTCGATAAATTTCAAAAATTTGGTTTTGATTTTGACGCTTATTCCGGATCAATCCATACTGTAGACCGCCACTTCGGTAAATTTATTTCTGCACGTGAGAAGCTGTACAAAAATGAAAATAACAACACCCGCTCTGTTACTGATTTTGTTGCAGGCATGACTGATTCATATGCACTTGAATCTGCAAGGGAAATAATTTTCCCCAAACCTGTAGGAATGCTGTAA